The genomic window CAGGCCGCGTAGTGGACGTATATCGAGCCCTCGACGACGTGCAGGTCGAGTCCCTCGCGCTCGTACTCGGGAGCCGTGACCGCGTCGTTGGTCCCGAGTCCGCTGGCGACGTCGTCGGCGAGGGCGGCCTCGTCGTCGTAGTCGTCGATCGACAGCGCGGGCGTCACCTGACCGCTGACGACTGTATTACCGCAGTCGGTCCCGAAATCGCCCGGTTCGACGCCCTCCGATTGCGTGCCGTCGTACTGGTTCGCGACGTACGCGCGATTGTTGTACTCGGCGTAGGCCGCGAGCCCGTCGTCGTAGGAGCGCGTGCTCTCCCGCGCGTCCTCGAGTCGGTCGTGGATCTCTCCCTCGGTCGCCTCGAGGTCGATCCCCGCGGCCTGGCTGCCCTCGCCCGGCGCGTCGGGCGGCGACGGGGCGCCGACGCCGGGAATAACCGACAGCGGGACGACGCCGGTCGCGAACAGCGCGGCGACCACGACGATGACGGCCAGAATCGGCGCGTACGGCTTGGCCACCTCGAGCCAGCTCGACGTCTGGAGTTCGCCGTCGACGTCGTCGTAGGTCTGCTTGATCTTCTCGAGGTCGTGGTTGCCACAACGGGAACACGGCGGGTTGTACTTGACGTGATCGCGACCGCAGTCCCGACACCGCCAGACGTAGGTCGTGCCGGTATCGACCGTTTCCGTCTCGGTCACGCCGGTATCGACGGCCGGGTCGCTCGAGGCGGTCGTCGCTTGCTCGCCCGCGTTCCCCTCCTCTTCCCCTTCTCGAACGATCGCCTTCTCGAAGGTGTTGTGCCCGCAGTTGTCACAGGGAGGGTCGTTTTCGGCGTGAGGTTTGCCACACCACGTGCACCGCCACTTCACTGGTCGTAACGCACGACCGTGTCGATATAAGCGTGTTGAAAGTCGAAACGAACGGGTCGATTCGCTCGAGGACTCGCGCTGATCGCCCTCGCGGGTCGCGGTTCAGAGTCGAACGGGAACGCCACGCTCGTCCAGATACTCCTTGGTCTCCTCGATCGAGTGCTCGTCGAAGTGGAAGATCGAGGCCGCGAGGCCGGCGTCGGCGCCGGCCTGGGTGAACACGTCGTACATGTCCTCGGGCCCGCCACAGCCCGAGGAGGCGATGACGGGCGTGTCGACGGTGTCGCAGACCGCCGTCGTCAGCGGGAGGTCGTAGCCGTCCTTGGTGCCGTCCTTGTCGATCGAGTTGACGAACAGTTCGCCCGCGCCGCGGGACTCGGCCTCCTGGGCCCACTCGACGACGTCGATGCCGGTCCCCTCGCGGCCGCCCTTCTTCGTGCACTCGAACCAGCAGGACTCGCCGTCGATCTCGACGTAGTGTTCTCCCTGCTCGTCGAACCGTCGCTTGGCGTCGACGCTGATGACGATACACTGGTTGCCGAAGGCCTTCGCGCCGTCGTTGATCAGTTCGGGGCGCTCGAGCGCGCCGGTCGTGATCGAGACCTTGTCGGCGCCGGCCCGCAGCGTCTCCTTGATGTCGTCGGTGGTGCGGATGCCGCCGCCGACGGTGAGCGGAATGAAGACCTCGTCGGCGACGCGCTCGACGACGTCGAGCATCGTCTCGCGGCCCTCCGCGGAGGCGGTGATGTCGAGGAAGACGAACTCGTCGGCGCCGGACTCGTTGTACGCCTTGGCCATCTCCACCGGATCGCCGGTGTACTTCAGGTCCTCGAAGTTGACGCCGGTGTAGACCGCCGGGTTCCCGTCCTCGTCCAAGTCCACGTCGATACACGGAATGATTCGCTTTGTCAGCATGTGGTCGTTGTGCGAGCCTTGGAACCCGGGATAGTAAAGTCGTCCCCATCAGTGTCTCGAGCGGCGAACAGTGTGGCCGTCTCGAGCGACGAACGGGCCTCCCCTCGAGTGACGACCGACTCGCGGCGCCGCGTGCGGCGAGTCGTCACCGTCGCGGCGCCGGGCTCAGGCCGACCGCAACCGCTCTCGGAACGCCTCGACCGCGTCTGGAAGCGCCTCGAGTCGCGCTCGCGAGCGCGCGTAGTCGCCGTACTCGGTGAGCAGCGAGACGCTGACCCCGGGATCGTTGTCCGCGGCGCGGCGGACGCGCTCGTCGGTCCACTCGAGCGATCGGAGCGTCTCCGCGAGGACGTGTGCCCCGATCGAGGGGCCGGTCACCGCCGCGCGGGCCGACGCGGCCGCCTCGATCGCGGCCGTCCGCTCCGCGCGGATGTCGTCGATCGATTCGGGGACCGCTAGCGTTCCGTCGTCGATTCGACCGCGCACGCGCTCGAAGGCGCGATACTGTGCCTCGAACCGAACGGCCTCGTAGAGGCCGATGCCTCGGTTCCCGTTCGCGATCGCCTCGTTCAGTCCGTCCCGCGCGCCCGAGACCGGATCGAACGCCCGCCAGAGTACCTGCTCGAGGCGCTGGTCGAGGTCTTCGTCGACGACGTCCTCGAGCCAATCGTCCGTTGTCCAGTCGGGAACGTCGACGCTCTCGACGCGCTCGGCCGACGCCTCGAGTGTCGTATCGAAGACCGTCGTCAGGTCGGTCGCGTCGTCGGTTCGCTCCGCGTGGCGGTTCTCGAGATGGTCCCAGACGGCCGTCGTGGCCGTCCCGAACTCGAGTGCCCCGGCGCCGTCGCCGATGTCGATGACGGTGGCGCTCGCGTCGACGTCCCACTGATGCGAGTCGAGTCCGTTCGACGCGCTCCGGAGGTCCGATTCGCGCCGCGAATAGAACAGCGCGGCCCGAAGGCGTTCGTCGCTGGTGTCGGCGCCGCGGTAGGCGGTCGACTCGAGGCGATCGCGGACGCTCGAGCGGACCGCGTCGCGCTCCTCCCGCAGGTCCGCGACGATCGGCCCCGTCTCTGCGTCGATGGCGTCGAGCGTGGTCGCTGCCGCCCGTGCGGCGTCGCGCGCCTCGCGCGTCGTTCGCAGCGCGCGGTAGCGGTCGTCCCCGGTGGCCGCGGCGGCCTCCTCGCGGCGGTCGCGGGCCTCGTTCCGACGGTCACCGATCGACTGCCGGACGACGCCGTTGGGGACCGTCTCGGCCTCGATCGGGTCCGGAACGTCCGCCAGCAAGGTATCGACACGCTCGAGGCCGTCGTCGATGGCGTCCGACGTCGGAACCGCCGGAACCGGCCACTCGATCTCCGGCGTTGCGTCGGTGATGACATCGGCGGCGTCGGCCGCCGTGAACGCCGACCCGGTGTCTTCGATCCACGAGAGGGCGCTACAGCCGGCGAGCGAGGCACCGCCGGCCGCGGCCAGGCCCGCGAGGAACCGTCGGCGAGAGCGACGGACGTCGCTCGTCATCGGCGATCCTCCACGTCCGCGCTCCCGGTCTCGTTCGAGTCGTTCGCCGCCGATTCGTTCCCGCCGCCGTCGGGAGCCGGACAGCCGTTCCCCTCGGAACTGCTCCGACTCGAGGGACGCTCGTCGTAGGGTCGATGGACGCGGACGAACGTCGCTTCCACGACGGTCTCGTCGGCCTCGCACGGCGTCGTCGGCGCTTTCAATTCCCGGCAGAAGTCCGTCCGGACCGAGTCGTCCGCCGCGCGAACGCCGAGGAGCCGTCGGCGGTAGCAGTCGTCGATCGGTCGCTGCTCGACGACGATCGACTGGCGCTCGAAGTCGGTCTCCTCGACGAACGCTCGAGCGGCGGCCGCCTCGTCGACGGCGGGATCGATCCACAGCGCCGCGGCGTCGGCCTCGTCCACGACGAAGAATCCG from Haloterrigena sp. KLK7 includes these protein-coding regions:
- the hisF gene encoding imidazole glycerol phosphate synthase subunit HisF, whose product is MLTKRIIPCIDVDLDEDGNPAVYTGVNFEDLKYTGDPVEMAKAYNESGADEFVFLDITASAEGRETMLDVVERVADEVFIPLTVGGGIRTTDDIKETLRAGADKVSITTGALERPELINDGAKAFGNQCIVISVDAKRRFDEQGEHYVEIDGESCWFECTKKGGREGTGIDVVEWAQEAESRGAGELFVNSIDKDGTKDGYDLPLTTAVCDTVDTPVIASSGCGGPEDMYDVFTQAGADAGLAASIFHFDEHSIEETKEYLDERGVPVRL